From Plasmodium chabaudi chabaudi strain AS genome assembly, chromosome: 12, the proteins below share one genomic window:
- a CDS encoding 50S ribosomal protein L17, apicoplast, putative (term=annotation;date=20121120;qualifier=added_gene_name=RPL17;qualifier=removed_product=mitochondrial ribosomal protein l17 precursor, putative;qualifier=added_product=50s ribosomal protein l17, apicoplast, putative;curatorName=ucb@sanger.ac.uk;~;query 140-140;GPI_cleavage_site_score=0.64599997;~pfam_scan;Pfam:PF01196.15; E()=2.4E-24;score=85.9;query 66-166;description=Ribosomal_L17;~iprscan;InterPro:IPR036373 : Ribosomal protein L17 superfamily;Superfamily:SSF64263; score=6.67E-31;query 49-166;description=Ribosomal protein L17 superfamily;~iprscan;InterPro:IPR000456 : Ribosomal protein L17;Pfam:PF01196; score=2.7E-24;query 66-166;description=Ribosomal protein L17;~iprscan;InterPro:IPR000456 : Ribosomal protein L17;Prosite:PS01167; score=1.0;query 80-102;description=Ribosomal protein L17;~iprscan;InterPro:IPR000456 : Ribosomal protein L17;TIGR_TIGRFAMS:TIGR00059; score=1.3E-30;query 53-166;description=Ribosomal protein L17): MKTCILLFFLCKNILAYVLNKNAPIHFTLNKNTVRSSINKRDSLLLAHTNKNFRKLGRDRSQRRALLRALTTSVLRHGKIITTEAKAKEARRKVDRIITYAKKHFNNKQYSYRLIANYIYDRELALNIVKQAPIKYKERNGGYTKIKLLPKSRKGDAARMASLELV, from the exons atgaAGACctgcatattattatttttcctaTGCAAGAACATATTGGCATATgtgttaaataaaaatgctcCAATACATTTtacattaaataaaaataccgTAAGAAGCagcataaataaaagagaTAGTCTATTATTGGCACAtacaaacaaaaattttagGAAATTAGGAAGGGATAGATCACAAAGAAGAGCCTTGCTGAGAGCATTAACAACTAGT GTTTTGAGACAcggaaaaattattacaacCGAAGCAAAAGCTAAAGAAGCTCGAAGGAAGGTGGATAGAATAATAACGTATGCTAAGAAGCACTTTAATAACAAACAATACAGTTATCGATTAATAGCTAATTACATTTATGATAGAGAATTAGCCCTTAATATTGTTAAGCAA gcacctattaaatataaagaaagaaatggaggatacacaaaaataaaacttttGCCGAAAAGTAGAAAAGGAGATGCAGCAAGGATGGCAAGCTTAGAACttgtgtaa